Proteins encoded together in one Prunus dulcis chromosome 3, ALMONDv2, whole genome shotgun sequence window:
- the LOC117620932 gene encoding pectinesterase: MTRIKDFLTKMSDSGKQISISKKNKKQLFIALVAAILLVGAVIGIVTGVKSQNKNSGEDSEASAASHAILKSSCSSTLYPDLCFSTLAAPGAAKKVSSQKDVIELSLNITTTALEHNFFAVKKLLKSRKKLTKREKVALHDCLENIDETLDELHAAVADLHEYPNKNKPLTQYADDLKTLISSAITNQETCLDGFSHDDADKKVRTVLEKGQVHVEQLCSNALAMIRNMTDNDIANASKMNVNRKLKEEVVEEKGWPEWLSVADRRLLQSSTVTPNVVVAADGSGNYKTVSEAVAAAPEKSSTRYVIRIKAGVYRENVDVPKKKTNIMFLGDGRTSTIITASRNVVDGSTTFNSATVAAVGEKFLARDITFQNTAGPSKHQAVALRVGSDLSAFYRVDILAYQDSLYVHSNRQFFEGCLVAGTVDFIFGNAAVVLQNCDIHARKPDSGQKNMVTAQGRTDPNQNTGIVIQKSRIGATSDLQAVKGSFKTFLGRPWKEYSRTVIMQSAISDIIDPAGWHEWSGTFALDTLFYGEYANTGAGAGISNRVTWKGFKVITSATEAQTFTPGSFIAGGSWLSSTGFPFSLGL; this comes from the exons ATGACCAGAATCAAAGACTTCTTGACCAAAATGTCTGATTCAGGCAAACAAATATCCATctccaagaaaaacaagaagcaaCTCTTCATAGCCCTTGTCGCAGCAATCCTACTAGTTGGCGCTGTAATCGGCATTGTCACCGGAGTAAAgtcccaaaacaaaaactccgGCGAAGACAGCGAGGCCTCCGCCGCCTCCCACGCTATACTTAAAAGCTCATGCAGCTCCACCCTCTACCCTGACCTCTGCTTCTCCACGCTAGCCGCCCCCGGAGCCGCCAAGAAAGTTTCGAGCCAGAAAGATGTCATAGAATTGTCCTTGAACATCACGACCACAGCCTTGGAGCACAATTTCTTCGCTGTCAAGAAGCTTTTGAAGTCCAGAAAGAAGCTCACGAAGCGCGAGAAGGTTGCTCTCCATGACTGCTTGGAGAACATTGATGAGACCCTCGATGAGCTCCATGCTGCTGTTGCAGATCTCCATGAGTACCCCAATAAGAATAAGCCTTTGACTCAGTATGCTGATGACCTCAAGACTCTCATCAGCTCCGCCATTACCAACCAGGAGACTTGCCTTGATGGGTTCTCTCACGACGACGCTGATAAAAAAGTTCGCACAGTTTTGGAGAAGGGGCAG GTACACGTAGAACAACTATGCAGCAATGCATTGGCTATGATCAGGAACATGACGGATAATGATATTGCAAATGCGAGCAAAATGAATGTGAACCGGAAGCTCAAGGAGGAAGTGGTGGAAGAGAAGGGGTGGCCGGAGTGGCTGTCGGTGGCGGACAGGCGGCTGTTGCAGTCGTCGACTGTGACTCCCAACGTGGTGGTGGCGGCAGACGGCAGCGGGAATTACAAGACGGTGTCAGAAGCGGTGGCTGCTGCCCCAGAGAAGAGCAGCACTAGATATGTGATCAGAATAAAGGCAGGGGTGTACAGAGAAAATGTGGATGTGCCTAAGAAAAAGACCAACATCATGTTTTTGGGAGATGGGAGGACCAGCACTATCATCACTGCAAGTAGAAACGTGGTGGATGGCAGCACAACTTTCAATTCTGCCACAGTTG CTGCGGTTGGAGAAAAATTCCTAGCCCGGGACATAACCTTCCAAAACACAGCTGGTCcatcaaagcaccaagccgTTGCCCTAAGAGTCGGGTCTGATCTCTCAGCATTCTACCGAGTTGACATTCTTGCATACCAAGACTCACTTTACGTTCACTCGAATCGCCAATTTTTTGAAGGCTGCTTAGTAGCAGGAACAgttgatttcatttttggCAATGCTGCTGTGGTGCTACAAAACTGTGACATCCATGCAAGGAAACCCGATTCGGGCCAGAAAAACATGGTGACAGCCCAAGGCCGAACCGACCCAAACCAGAACACCGGCATTGTGATCCAAAAATCCAGAATTGGAGCCACTTCTGACCTGCAAGCTGTAAAGGGCAGCTTCAAAACATTCTTAGGGAGGCCATGGAAGGAATATTCAAGGACTGTGATCATGCAATCTGCCATAAGTGATATCATCGACCCAGCTGGGTGGCATGAGTGGAGTGGCACATTTGCCCTCGACACATTGTTTTATGGAGAGTATGCTAACACTGGGGCTGGTGCTGGGATTTCAAATAGGGTGACCTGGAAGGGCTTTAAGGTAATTACAAGTGCCACTGAGGCTCAGACTTTCACACCTGGCAGCTTCATTGCTGGTGGTAGCTGGTTGAGTTCAACAGgtttcccattttctcttggtttgtaa
- the LOC117623186 gene encoding pumilio homolog 23 isoform X2 → MGDEDNSHKRSRKKMGMSRKPDKQSNSFDANVNKNGSGRGSQRQSDSETQRSVVRKQVDPETTKYFSEIANLIESNGVDMEERSVVCGNALEEARGKEFELATDYYLSHTMQTLLEGCDVNSLCSFLRSCAKDFPSIAMDRSGSHVAETAIKSLSQHLQDNDVYSVIEDTLNAICKVIVKNPGDLMCDCYGSHVLRSLLSLFKGVPLDSSEFNRRKSSSVLAERLNFKAFRADTDISPQAVQGFPGLLDFLVSGMSKCIQNNIKTMQVDQYSSLVLQSALKLLAGDEEKLLQIIPILIGCTREEILEGDSIKTTKARNILYLMKETAFSHLMEVALEVAPEVLYNEMFTKVFRNSLFELSSHHCGNFVIQALISHAGSQDQMEVIWEELGSKFKDLLKMGKSGIIASLIAASQRLHIYEHKCCEALATAVHSSNESSTCIVPRILFLDSYFYCEDKSNWNWPSGAKMHVMGSLILQGVFRFQNEFIQPFITSITSLNADNILEAAKDSGGARVIEAFLSSDASAKLKRRLIMKLRGHFGELSLQSSGSFTVEKCFTVGNISLREAIVSELLTVQSELWNTKQGPHLMRKLDVDGFAARPDQWRSRQESKQSTFNEFYSTFGSSETKPSKNSSFLSDDSKKTSQPNKIKQMREEIAHLQTSPAPFLSTTGFKRKPNKPEKSSKRFARNSADEDVPKVKKNKSKNIVTDEGTSQSMDKAEKKRHREDVLQKSPKKLKT, encoded by the exons ATGGGTGATGAGGATAATTCACACAAACGGAGtagaaagaaaatgggtatGAGCCGAAAGCCTGACAAACAAAGTAATTCCTTTGATGCAAATGTCAACAAAAATGGATCCGGTCGGGGCTCACAACGTCAAAGCGATTCGGAAACACAAAGATCAGTTGTTAG GAAACAGGTTGATCCCGAAACCACAAAATACTTTTCGGAAATTGCTAACCTTATTGAGAGTAATGGGGTTGATATGGAGGAGCGGTCGGTTGTATGTGGTAATGCCCTGGAGGAAGCTAGGGGGAAAGAATTTGAACTTGCTACTGATTATTACTTAAGCCACACTATGCAGACTCTTCTTGAGGGCTGTGACGTTAACTCCCTTTGTTCTTTCCTTCGAAGCTGCGCGAAGGACTTCCCATCTATTGCAATGGACCGTTCTGGTTCTCATGTAGCTGAGACTGCAATCAAGTCTTTATCTCAGCATCTTCAGGACAACGATGTCTATTCTGTTATTGAGGACACTCTAAATGCAATATGCAAG GTGATTGTAAAGAATCCTGGTGATCTGATGTGCGATTGCTATGGATCTCATGTTCTACGAagtcttctttctctttttaaagGAGTACCTTTGGATTCTTCCGAGTTTAACCGGAGAAAGTCTTCTTCAGTCCTTGCAGAGCGGTTGAATTTCAAGGCATTTCGAGCAGACACAGATATTTCACCACAGGCTGTACAGGGATTCCCAGGTTTACTTGACTTTCTTGTTTCAGGGATGTCAAAGTGTATCCAGAACAACATTAAGACCATGCAAGTTGATCAGTACAGCAGTTTGGTTCTTCAG AGTGCTTTGAAATTGTTAGCaggagatgaagaaaagctGTTGCAAATAATTCCCATTCTTATTGGATGTACCAGGGAAGAAATTTTAGAAGGAGATTCCATTAAAACAACTAAGGCGAGAAATATTTTATATCTTATGAAAGAAACTGCATTTAGCCATTTAATGGAG GTTGCTTTGGAAGTGGCTCCTGAAGTCTTGTACAATGAAATGTTCACAAAAGTTTTTAGAAACTCATTATTTGAGCTTTCATCTCATCATTGTGGGAACTTTGTCATTCAAGCACTAATTTCTCATGCAGGGAGTCAAGATCAG ATGGAGGTGATCTGGGAGGAGCTTGGTTCGAAATTTAAGGATCTGCTTAAAATGGGAAAATCAGGAATTATTGCTTCGCTGATTGCTGCAAGTCAAAGGCTTCATATTTATGAACATAAG TGTTGTGAGGCCCTTGCTACGGCTGTACATTCAAGCAATGAGTCTTCGACATGCATTGTTCCCCGGATACTGTTTCTTGACAGCTATTTCTACTGTGAAGATAAGTCCAATTGGAATTGGCCAAGCGGTGCTAAAATGCACGTCATGGGTTCTTTGATTCTGCAAGGAGTTTTTCGATTTCAAAAT GAATTTATACAGCCTTTTATTACAAGTATTACATCCCTCAATGCTGATAATATCCTCGAAGCTGCTAAAGATTCTGGAGGTGCTCGTGTTATTGAAGCTTTTCTAAGTTCAGATGCTTCTGCGAAACTGAAGCGCCGACTAATCATGAA GCTTCGTGGACATTTTGGAGAGCTTTCATTACAATCATCAGGTTCCTTTACTGTTGAAAAGTGTTTTACTGTGGGTAACATCTCACTGAGAGAGGCCATAGTATCTGAGTTGTTAACTGTGCAAAGTGAGCTTTGGAATACGAAGCAAGGTCCTCATCTCATGAGGAAATTAGATGTTGATGG GTTTGCTGCTAGACCTGATCAATGGAGGTCCAGGCAAGAATCAAAACAATCAACTTTCAATGAATTCTATTCTACATTTGGCTCTAGTGAGACCAAGCCGTCAAAGAACAGCAGCTTTCTTTCTGATGATTCTAAGAAGACATCacaaccaaataaaataaaacaaatgagGGAAGAAATAGCACATCTCCAGACATCTCCTGCACCATTTTTGAGTACAACAGGCTTCAAACGCAAACCAAATAAACCAGAAAAGAGCAGCAAGAGGTTTGCAAGAAATTCGGCCGATGAGGATGTTCCTAAAGTGAAGAAGAATAAGTCGAAGAATATAGTCACAGATGAGGGGACATCCCAATCCATGGATAAGGCAGAGAAGAAACGGCACAGAGAGGATGTTTTGCAAAAATCCCCGAAGAAGTTGAAAACATGA
- the LOC117623186 gene encoding pumilio homolog 23 isoform X1, protein MVSFGSKALPLRRLGGIMGDEDNSHKRSRKKMGMSRKPDKQSNSFDANVNKNGSGRGSQRQSDSETQRSVVRKQVDPETTKYFSEIANLIESNGVDMEERSVVCGNALEEARGKEFELATDYYLSHTMQTLLEGCDVNSLCSFLRSCAKDFPSIAMDRSGSHVAETAIKSLSQHLQDNDVYSVIEDTLNAICKVIVKNPGDLMCDCYGSHVLRSLLSLFKGVPLDSSEFNRRKSSSVLAERLNFKAFRADTDISPQAVQGFPGLLDFLVSGMSKCIQNNIKTMQVDQYSSLVLQSALKLLAGDEEKLLQIIPILIGCTREEILEGDSIKTTKARNILYLMKETAFSHLMEVALEVAPEVLYNEMFTKVFRNSLFELSSHHCGNFVIQALISHAGSQDQMEVIWEELGSKFKDLLKMGKSGIIASLIAASQRLHIYEHKCCEALATAVHSSNESSTCIVPRILFLDSYFYCEDKSNWNWPSGAKMHVMGSLILQGVFRFQNEFIQPFITSITSLNADNILEAAKDSGGARVIEAFLSSDASAKLKRRLIMKLRGHFGELSLQSSGSFTVEKCFTVGNISLREAIVSELLTVQSELWNTKQGPHLMRKLDVDGFAARPDQWRSRQESKQSTFNEFYSTFGSSETKPSKNSSFLSDDSKKTSQPNKIKQMREEIAHLQTSPAPFLSTTGFKRKPNKPEKSSKRFARNSADEDVPKVKKNKSKNIVTDEGTSQSMDKAEKKRHREDVLQKSPKKLKT, encoded by the exons ATGGTTTCTTTTGGGTCTAAGGCATTGCCATTGAGACGACTTGGAGGCATAATGGGTGATGAGGATAATTCACACAAACGGAGtagaaagaaaatgggtatGAGCCGAAAGCCTGACAAACAAAGTAATTCCTTTGATGCAAATGTCAACAAAAATGGATCCGGTCGGGGCTCACAACGTCAAAGCGATTCGGAAACACAAAGATCAGTTGTTAG GAAACAGGTTGATCCCGAAACCACAAAATACTTTTCGGAAATTGCTAACCTTATTGAGAGTAATGGGGTTGATATGGAGGAGCGGTCGGTTGTATGTGGTAATGCCCTGGAGGAAGCTAGGGGGAAAGAATTTGAACTTGCTACTGATTATTACTTAAGCCACACTATGCAGACTCTTCTTGAGGGCTGTGACGTTAACTCCCTTTGTTCTTTCCTTCGAAGCTGCGCGAAGGACTTCCCATCTATTGCAATGGACCGTTCTGGTTCTCATGTAGCTGAGACTGCAATCAAGTCTTTATCTCAGCATCTTCAGGACAACGATGTCTATTCTGTTATTGAGGACACTCTAAATGCAATATGCAAG GTGATTGTAAAGAATCCTGGTGATCTGATGTGCGATTGCTATGGATCTCATGTTCTACGAagtcttctttctctttttaaagGAGTACCTTTGGATTCTTCCGAGTTTAACCGGAGAAAGTCTTCTTCAGTCCTTGCAGAGCGGTTGAATTTCAAGGCATTTCGAGCAGACACAGATATTTCACCACAGGCTGTACAGGGATTCCCAGGTTTACTTGACTTTCTTGTTTCAGGGATGTCAAAGTGTATCCAGAACAACATTAAGACCATGCAAGTTGATCAGTACAGCAGTTTGGTTCTTCAG AGTGCTTTGAAATTGTTAGCaggagatgaagaaaagctGTTGCAAATAATTCCCATTCTTATTGGATGTACCAGGGAAGAAATTTTAGAAGGAGATTCCATTAAAACAACTAAGGCGAGAAATATTTTATATCTTATGAAAGAAACTGCATTTAGCCATTTAATGGAG GTTGCTTTGGAAGTGGCTCCTGAAGTCTTGTACAATGAAATGTTCACAAAAGTTTTTAGAAACTCATTATTTGAGCTTTCATCTCATCATTGTGGGAACTTTGTCATTCAAGCACTAATTTCTCATGCAGGGAGTCAAGATCAG ATGGAGGTGATCTGGGAGGAGCTTGGTTCGAAATTTAAGGATCTGCTTAAAATGGGAAAATCAGGAATTATTGCTTCGCTGATTGCTGCAAGTCAAAGGCTTCATATTTATGAACATAAG TGTTGTGAGGCCCTTGCTACGGCTGTACATTCAAGCAATGAGTCTTCGACATGCATTGTTCCCCGGATACTGTTTCTTGACAGCTATTTCTACTGTGAAGATAAGTCCAATTGGAATTGGCCAAGCGGTGCTAAAATGCACGTCATGGGTTCTTTGATTCTGCAAGGAGTTTTTCGATTTCAAAAT GAATTTATACAGCCTTTTATTACAAGTATTACATCCCTCAATGCTGATAATATCCTCGAAGCTGCTAAAGATTCTGGAGGTGCTCGTGTTATTGAAGCTTTTCTAAGTTCAGATGCTTCTGCGAAACTGAAGCGCCGACTAATCATGAA GCTTCGTGGACATTTTGGAGAGCTTTCATTACAATCATCAGGTTCCTTTACTGTTGAAAAGTGTTTTACTGTGGGTAACATCTCACTGAGAGAGGCCATAGTATCTGAGTTGTTAACTGTGCAAAGTGAGCTTTGGAATACGAAGCAAGGTCCTCATCTCATGAGGAAATTAGATGTTGATGG GTTTGCTGCTAGACCTGATCAATGGAGGTCCAGGCAAGAATCAAAACAATCAACTTTCAATGAATTCTATTCTACATTTGGCTCTAGTGAGACCAAGCCGTCAAAGAACAGCAGCTTTCTTTCTGATGATTCTAAGAAGACATCacaaccaaataaaataaaacaaatgagGGAAGAAATAGCACATCTCCAGACATCTCCTGCACCATTTTTGAGTACAACAGGCTTCAAACGCAAACCAAATAAACCAGAAAAGAGCAGCAAGAGGTTTGCAAGAAATTCGGCCGATGAGGATGTTCCTAAAGTGAAGAAGAATAAGTCGAAGAATATAGTCACAGATGAGGGGACATCCCAATCCATGGATAAGGCAGAGAAGAAACGGCACAGAGAGGATGTTTTGCAAAAATCCCCGAAGAAGTTGAAAACATGA
- the LOC117622489 gene encoding uncharacterized protein LOC117622489 produces MKKSPVHPKYDMEHEGNGFDPQADFYQFLEEAKHYAVEADFQKSSGYPGEGGERRLGQEKKKKSWKKFLFPWLKGDKMNKTSIKPETISHVSNTRRTNVSGPVYATGKVMDGRHRRPRSGPIASLFNPTKRSDNAIPYVSLDNNGSPQVVKTYGPVYLVT; encoded by the exons ATGAAGAAATCTCCTGTGCACCCAAAGTATGACATGGAACATGAAGGCAATGGATTTGATCCTCAGGCTGACTTTTATCAG TTTCTGGAAGAAGCAAAACACTATGCAGTAGAGGCAGACTTCCAGAAATCATCAGGCTATCCAGGAGAAGGTGGAGAAAGAAGATTGGGccaagagaagaagaagaaatcatgGAAAAAGTTTCTATTTCCATGGTTGAAAGGAGATAAAATGAACAAAACTAGCATAAAACCAGAAACCATATCTCATGTTTCTAATACAAGGCGGACAAATGTTTCTGGTCCAGTGTATGCCACCGGCAAGGTTATGGATGGTAGGCACCGGCGTCCGAGATCTGGGCCTATCGCCAGTCTTTTCAACCCCACAAAGAGATCAGACAATGCAATACCCTATGTGTCTCTTGACAACAATGGCAGCCCTCAAGTTGTTAAAACCTATGGGCCTGTTTATCTGGTGACATAG
- the LOC117622670 gene encoding ubiquitin-conjugating enzyme E2 34-like — MAEKACVKRLQKEYRALCKEPVSHIVARPSPNDILEWHYVLEGSEGTPFAGGFYYGKIKFPPEYPYKPPGISMTTPNGRFMTQKKICLSMSDFHPESWNPMWSVSSILTGLLSFMMDNSPTTGSVNTTTAEKQRLAKASLAFNSKNPTFRKIFPEYVEKYNQQQLSEQLITERVSSELSQENSRPLLEKVDDSTGGMKRLDALKEARKNKKQSFPTWMMLLLISVFGVVMALPLLQL; from the exons ATGGCGGAGAAAGCATGTGTCAAGCGCCTCCAGAAGGAATATAGAGCACTCTGCAAA GAACCAGTTTCTCATATTGTGGCCCGTCCTTCGCCAAATGATATTCTCGAATGGC ACTACGTGTTGGAGGGAAGTGAAGGAACACCTTTTGCAG GTGGATTTTACTATGGAAAGATCAAGTTTCCTCCAGAATATCCATATAAACCACCAGGAATCAG TATGACTACTCCCAATGGAAGATTCATGACTCAGAAGAAAATTTGTTTGTCTATGAGTGATT TCCATCCTGAAAGTTGGAATCCAATGTGGTCTGTGTCAAG CATACTTACAGGGCTTCTTTCATTTATG ATGGACAACAGTCCCACTACTGGCAGTGTGAACACTACTACTGCTGAGAAGCAACGTTTGGCAAAGGCTTCTCTTGCGTTTAACTCTAAAAA TCCAACATTCCGGAAAATCTTTCCCGAGTATGTGGAGAAGTATAACCAGCAGCAGCTTTCTGAGCAGCTTATTACAGAGCGGGTGTCATCTGAGCTATCTCAAGAAAATTCCAGGCCCTTGTTGGAAAAGGTTGATGACTCAACAGGAGGTATGAAAAGACTAGATGCTTTAAAGGAGGcgaggaaaaacaaaaagcagtCCTTCCCAACCTGGATGATGTTGTTGCTAATTTCCGTCTTTGGTGTTGTAATGGCGCTGCCTCTACTTCAACTTTAG
- the LOC117623450 gene encoding uncharacterized protein LOC117623450, with protein MNMKTWSRVLAALALALSMVLSTWPDIATAQARPLTSASASASKKAASASSSQGLEDLEAKKKNPYMQVGSSFRRIPPSTSNPTQNKSNPP; from the exons ATGAATATGAAGACTTGGTCTAGAGTTCTAGCTGCTCTGGCTCTTGCTCTTTCCATGGTGCTCTCAACATGGCCTGATATTGCAACAGCACAAGCTCGTCCATTAACTTCTGCTTCTGCCTCTGCATCGAAAAAAGCAGCTTCTGCATCTTCATCACAAGGTCTTGAAGATTTGGAggcgaagaagaagaacccgTATATGCAAGTTGGCTCAAGCTTTAGAAGAATACCACCAAGCACTTCAAATCCCACACAGAACAA GTCCAATCCTCCATAA